The following are encoded in a window of Citrobacter freundii genomic DNA:
- the moaA gene encoding GTP 3',8-cyclase MoaA — protein MGSQLTDAFARKFYYLRLSITDVCNFRCTYCLPDGYKPGGVTNNGFLTVDEIRRVTRAFANLGTEKVRLTGGEPSLRRDFTDIIAAVRENDAIRQIAVTTNGYRLARDAATWREAGLTALNVSVDSLDARQFHAITGQDKFQQVMAGIDAAFDAGFEKVKVNTVLMRDVNHHQLDTFLAWIQPRPIQLRFIELMETGEGSSLFRKHHISGQVLRDELLRRGWIHQLRQRSDGPAQVFCHPDYAGEIGLIMPYEKDFCATCNRLRVSSVGKLHLCLFGEGGVSLRDLLEDDAQQSALEERISSALLEKKQTHFLHQNNTGITQNLSYIGG, from the coding sequence ATGGGCTCTCAACTTACCGATGCTTTCGCACGTAAGTTTTACTACTTACGTTTGTCGATTACCGATGTGTGTAACTTTCGTTGCACCTACTGCCTGCCGGATGGCTACAAGCCCGGTGGGGTCACCAATAACGGTTTTTTGACCGTTGATGAAATTCGCCGCGTCACGCGTGCGTTCGCCAATCTGGGAACGGAAAAAGTGCGTCTGACCGGGGGCGAGCCGTCATTGCGTCGTGACTTTACCGACATCATCGCCGCCGTGCGAGAAAATGACGCCATCCGCCAGATAGCGGTGACCACCAACGGTTATCGTCTGGCACGGGATGCCGCCACCTGGCGTGAGGCGGGGCTCACGGCGCTGAACGTCAGCGTCGACAGCCTTGACGCCCGTCAGTTTCATGCCATTACCGGGCAGGATAAATTTCAACAGGTGATGGCGGGCATTGATGCCGCCTTTGATGCCGGTTTTGAGAAAGTCAAAGTGAACACCGTGCTGATGCGCGATGTAAACCACCATCAACTGGACACCTTTCTCGCCTGGATCCAGCCACGTCCGATTCAATTACGCTTTATTGAGCTGATGGAAACCGGCGAAGGCAGTTCTCTCTTCCGTAAACACCATATCTCCGGCCAGGTACTGCGCGATGAACTGCTGCGTCGCGGCTGGATCCATCAGCTACGCCAGCGCAGCGACGGTCCGGCGCAGGTTTTCTGTCATCCCGATTATGCGGGTGAAATCGGTCTGATCATGCCGTATGAGAAAGACTTCTGCGCCACCTGCAACCGTCTGCGCGTCTCTTCTGTCGGCAAACTGCATCTGTGCTTATTCGGTGAAGGCGGGGTCAGCCTGCGTGATTTGCTGGAAGATGACGCTCAGCAGTCTGCGCTGGAAGAACGTATCTCAAGCGCGTTGCTGGAGAAAAAGCAGACCCACTTCCTGCATCAGAACAATACCGGTATTACGCAAAACTTATCTTACATTGGCGGCTGA
- the yvcK gene encoding uridine diphosphate-N-acetylglucosamine-binding protein YvcK translates to MRTRTLADLDRVVALGGGHGLGRVLSSLSPLGSRLTGIVTTTDNGGSTGRIRRSEGGIAWGDMRNCLNQLITQPSVASAMFEYRFGGNGELSGHNLGNLMLKALDHLSVRPLEAINLIRSLLKVDAHLIPMSELPVDLMAIDDQGHEIYGEVNIDQLTIPPQELMLSPKVPTTREAVEAIAEADLILIGPGSFYTSLMPILLLDELAQALRRTPAPMVYIGNLGRELSLPAASLTLNDKLTIIEQYVGKKVIDAVVVGPKVDASAVSDRIVIQDVLEASDIPYRHDRQLLHDALEKAVQALG, encoded by the coding sequence ATGCGCACTCGCACGTTGGCGGATCTGGATCGCGTTGTCGCTCTCGGCGGAGGGCATGGATTGGGACGCGTCCTCTCTTCACTTTCTCCTTTAGGTTCACGCCTGACGGGCATTGTCACCACCACCGATAACGGCGGCTCTACCGGTCGAATTCGCCGCTCCGAGGGAGGTATTGCCTGGGGAGATATGCGTAACTGTCTGAACCAGTTAATTACCCAACCCAGCGTCGCATCCGCGATGTTTGAGTATCGTTTTGGCGGTAATGGCGAACTTTCCGGGCATAACCTCGGAAATCTGATGTTAAAGGCATTAGATCACCTCAGCGTACGGCCTCTGGAAGCGATCAATTTAATTCGCAGCCTGTTGAAAGTTGACGCGCATTTAATTCCGATGTCCGAGCTGCCGGTCGATTTAATGGCTATCGACGATCAGGGACATGAGATTTATGGCGAGGTGAATATCGATCAGCTCACTATCCCACCTCAGGAACTGATGCTGTCGCCAAAGGTGCCGACCACGCGCGAAGCGGTAGAGGCTATCGCTGAAGCCGATTTGATTCTGATTGGGCCGGGCAGTTTTTACACCAGCCTGATGCCGATCCTGCTGCTCGACGAACTGGCGCAGGCCTTACGTCGCACACCGGCTCCGATGGTATACATCGGCAATCTGGGGCGTGAACTAAGCCTCCCTGCCGCCAGTCTGACGCTTAACGATAAGCTGACTATCATCGAACAATATGTCGGGAAAAAAGTGATTGATGCGGTGGTTGTCGGGCCAAAAGTCGATGCTTCAGCCGTGAGTGACCGCATCGTGATTCAGGACGTGCTGGAAGCCAGCGATATTCCGTATCGCCACGACCGTCAGCTGTTGCACGACGCGCTGGAAAAAGCGGTGCAAGCGTTAGGCTAG